In a genomic window of Periophthalmus magnuspinnatus isolate fPerMag1 chromosome 3, fPerMag1.2.pri, whole genome shotgun sequence:
- the dhodh gene encoding dihydroorotate dehydrogenase (quinone), mitochondrial: MAGLLKKQLKDAVKVISSGSLLFASYLTAIGDEPFYANQLMPLLQRIVGAETAHILSVKMISLGLVPINRYQDPPSLQTNAFGLKFKNPIGIAAGFDKHGEAVDGLYKMGFGFVEVGSITPKPQGGNPKPRVFRLTTDQAIINRYGFNSCGLTEAQQRLKAREATQTEQTKAGHPLGINLGKNKLSQDAGADYQEGVKALGPLADYLVVNVSSPNTPGLRNLQGKNELRQLLSTVLKERDALQGEHKPPVLVKIAPDLSAQDKRDIADVVTELGVDGLMVSNTTVTRPETLQAPERTEVGGLSGQPLKELATQTVREMYSLTKGNVPIVGIGGVASGQDALDKIRAGASLVQFYTALAYQGPPVVTKIKRELEQLLQEQGFSCVAEAVGADHRITASTQRQSTAFKETFTVKKDVTNPIAAAEQLT, encoded by the exons ATGGCGGGTCTTCTCAAG aaacaGCTGAAGGATGCGGTGAAGGTGATCAGTTCTGGCAGTCTTCTCTTTGCCTCGTATCTGACGGCCATTGGAGATGAGCCCTTTTATGCCAACCAACTCATGCCTCTGCTTCAAAGGATTGTGGGAGCAGAGACGGCCCACATTCTCTCTGTGAAAATGATTAGCCTGGGTCTGGTCCCCATAAACCGTTACCAAGACCCTCCGTCACTG CAAACAAATGCCtttggtttaaagtttaaaaacccaATAGGCATTGCAGCGGGCTTTGACAAACATGGAGAGGCTGTGGATGGACTGTACAAAATGGGATTTGGCTTTGTGGAGGTGGGGTCCATCACACCAAAACCTCAGGGGGGTAACCCCAAACCACGCGTGTTTCGACTTACGACTGACCAAGCCATTATAAACAG ATATGGATTTAATAGTTGTGGGCTCACTGAAGCACAGCAAAGACTCAAAGCCAGAGAAGCCACACAAACCGAACAGACTAAAG ctGGCCACCCTCTAGGCATTAACCTGGGTAAGAACAAGCTGTCCCAGGATGCAGGGGCAGATTACCAGGAGGGCGTGAAAGCACTGGGTCCTCTGGCTGACTATTTGGTGGTCAATGTGAGCAGCCCCAATACGCCAGGACTCAGAAACCTGCAGGGAAAAAATGAGTTGCGCCAGCTCCTAAGTACG GTGTTGAAGGAACGGGACGCCCTGCAGGGAGAGCACAAGCCGCCCGTCCTGGTCAAAATTGCCCCTGACCTCAGCGCTCAGGACAAACGTGACATTGCTGATGTAGTCACTGAG CTAGGAGTTGATGGTTTGATGGTCTCCAACACAACAGTGACCCGACCAGAGACACTTCAGGCCCCAGAGCGGACGGAGGTGGGAGGACTCAGCGGTCAGCCTCTGAAGGAGCTCGCCACACAAACAGTGAGAGAGATGTACAGTCTCACCAAAG GGAACGTGCCCATTGTTGGTATCGGAGGTGTGGCGAGTGGGCAGGATGCGTTAGATAAGATCCGAGCCGGCGCCTCGTTGGTTCAGTTTTATACGGCTCTGGCCTATCAGGGGCCGCCTGTGGTGACCAAGATCAAGAGAGAACTAGAACAACTTCTTCA GGAGCAAGGCTTCAGCTGTGTGGCAGAGGCAGTGGGAGCAGATCACAGGATAACGGCATCGACTCAAAGGCAAAGCACTGCGTTTAAGGAGACATTTACAGTTAAAAAGGACGTCACAAACCCTATAGCTGCTGCTGAACAGTTAACATAA